The Coturnix japonica isolate 7356 chromosome 5 unlocalized genomic scaffold, Coturnix japonica 2.1 chr5random1855, whole genome shotgun sequence DNA window TGGGTTACCTTAGAGACATCAGGCTTCTTTATTTCACTAGGAATAATGCATCTCGGTCCTGTTTCTCCTGCAAAACCACACCTATAGGAAAACATTGAAAACACTATCAGTTCTAGTTGCTACTTAGTAATCAGGAGAATCGAGGAGTAATCAATTAGTTGTCCCCACTCATTGCAGGGAATGGACCTCAGAGACCGTGGAATAAAACCTCACAACATTCGGGTGATGGGTGACGCCTTTTTGATTAAGAAAAACCGAGATTCACCCACTCCTGACCAAAGAAATCAGGCAGGAAGGCACACAAAGGCCCAGCAAGGCCTGAGGCCACACGGAGCCGAAGCAAAGCCCGCACTCACTTGGTGAAGGCCTCGCCCAAGTCGAGCACCACCGCTGTCTTCTCCCCTCCGCTCCCCAGCCCTTCGTACAGCGGCATCGCGGCTCCTCCGGGCCCCGGTGGAACCGTACG harbors:
- the LOC107306873 gene encoding actin-related protein 10-like, whose translation is MPLYEGLGSGGEKTAVVLDLGEAFTKCGFAGETGPRCIIPSEIKKPDVSKPVKVVQYNINTEELYSYLKEFIHMLYFR